A genome region from Leifsonia sp. Root112D2 includes the following:
- a CDS encoding ABC transporter ATP-binding protein → MPTTAVPRKRAPSAKKTSAVEESAPAKTPAKRPAKSPVKRAPRSTAKKPRESAGEASGASAVAAAQPVPPPAREAPNPETASIVLSIDGLVKRFGDTVAVDGVSLEVREGSFYGIVGPNGAGKTTTLSMVTGLLRPDAGNITVHGVDVWRNPIQAKRSIGVLPDRLRLFDRLTGAQLLFYSGTLRGLDAETVKARSADLSLALGLDDALNRLVADYSAGMTKKIALAAAMIHSPRLLVLDEPFESVDPVSAANVIDILQKYVQGGGTVVLSSHGMDLIQRVCDSVAIIVQGKVLAAGTVSEVRGSGTLEDRFVELAGGRKAAEGMEWLHSFSD, encoded by the coding sequence ATGCCCACCACAGCGGTGCCGCGCAAGCGAGCGCCGTCAGCGAAGAAGACCTCCGCCGTCGAGGAGAGCGCTCCTGCGAAGACGCCAGCAAAGAGGCCCGCGAAGTCTCCCGTCAAGCGCGCGCCGCGCTCGACGGCGAAGAAGCCCCGCGAATCCGCTGGTGAGGCAAGCGGAGCATCCGCAGTCGCTGCGGCGCAGCCCGTGCCGCCGCCGGCGCGCGAGGCTCCGAACCCCGAGACGGCGAGCATCGTGCTCTCCATCGACGGGCTCGTCAAGCGTTTCGGCGACACCGTGGCGGTCGACGGTGTCTCTCTCGAGGTGCGCGAGGGCTCTTTCTATGGAATCGTCGGCCCGAACGGCGCCGGCAAGACCACGACGCTCTCGATGGTGACCGGCCTGCTGCGCCCGGATGCCGGCAACATCACGGTGCACGGCGTGGATGTCTGGCGCAATCCGATACAGGCCAAGCGTTCGATCGGCGTTCTCCCCGACAGGCTGCGCCTGTTCGATCGCCTCACCGGAGCCCAGCTGCTGTTCTATTCCGGAACGCTGCGGGGTCTCGACGCTGAGACGGTGAAGGCCCGCTCGGCCGACCTGAGCCTGGCGCTCGGTCTCGACGATGCGCTGAACCGCCTCGTGGCCGACTACTCGGCCGGAATGACCAAGAAGATCGCGCTCGCGGCCGCGATGATTCACTCACCACGCCTGCTCGTGCTCGACGAGCCCTTCGAATCGGTCGATCCGGTCTCGGCGGCCAATGTCATAGACATCCTGCAGAAATATGTGCAGGGCGGCGGCACCGTGGTGCTCTCGAGCCACGGCATGGACCTCATCCAGCGCGTCTGCGACAGCGTGGCAATCATCGTGCAGGGCAAGGTGCTTGCCGCGGGAACCGTGAGCGAGGTTCGCGGCTCCGGCACCCTGGAGGATCGATTCGTCGAGCTCGCCGGTGGGCGCAAGGCGGCGGAGGGCATGGAGTGGTTGCACAGTTTCTCGGACTGA